Proteins encoded in a region of the Bacteroidota bacterium genome:
- a CDS encoding ArsB/NhaD family transporter — MLANWLLGFWYFAAEAAQDIQWFAQEYEFWIATGIFLAVYVAIVFYEKKLHKTIIALLGAAAMLTLHITEQDQSFYTHEYGVDWNVIFLLMGMMVIINVLKETGLFEYVAVWSVHVSRGNPTLILVVLNLATAFFSAFLDNVTTVLLMAPVTIAICKDLKITPVPFLISEALASNIGGTATLIGDPPNIMIASRTGLSFMEFITNLGPAVLLILLFYVPVLRWVFARGIRVSEQDRLRILALDPKSQIKDWVLLRKSLLVLALVIVGFAVHGVLHYQPATVALAGAALLLALRRHNPHHTLAEVEWNTIFFFIGLFIVIGGIVRVGLIKLLAEQALLLTQGDLFKTSILILWVSAVLSAFVDNIPYVATMNPLIIEMAQSLFPDVAAQVRAGELPASALIKHPDLIPVWWSLALGACLGGNGTYIGASANVIVVGLAERARHKITFVEFFKYGFPIM, encoded by the coding sequence ATGCTCGCAAACTGGCTTTTGGGATTCTGGTACTTCGCCGCCGAGGCGGCGCAGGACATCCAGTGGTTCGCTCAAGAGTACGAATTCTGGATTGCCACGGGGATCTTTTTGGCCGTCTACGTGGCCATTGTCTTTTACGAGAAAAAGCTCCACAAGACCATCATCGCCCTCCTGGGGGCGGCGGCGATGCTTACGCTGCACATCACAGAGCAGGATCAGAGCTTTTACACGCACGAGTACGGCGTCGATTGGAACGTGATCTTCCTGCTCATGGGCATGATGGTCATCATCAACGTGCTCAAGGAGACGGGCCTATTCGAGTACGTGGCCGTCTGGTCGGTGCACGTATCGCGTGGCAATCCCACCCTGATCCTGGTCGTGCTCAACCTGGCCACAGCGTTTTTTTCCGCTTTTCTGGACAACGTGACCACGGTGTTGTTGATGGCGCCTGTGACTATTGCCATCTGCAAGGATCTGAAAATCACCCCTGTACCGTTTTTGATCTCCGAGGCCCTGGCTTCAAACATCGGGGGCACGGCCACGCTCATCGGGGATCCCCCGAACATCATGATCGCCTCCCGCACCGGGCTTTCCTTCATGGAGTTTATCACCAACCTGGGCCCGGCTGTGCTGCTCATCCTGCTTTTCTATGTGCCCGTGCTGCGCTGGGTCTTTGCCCGCGGGATTCGGGTCTCGGAACAAGACCGGTTGCGGATTCTGGCCCTGGATCCGAAATCCCAAATCAAAGACTGGGTGCTATTGCGCAAATCGCTCCTGGTGCTGGCTCTTGTCATTGTAGGCTTTGCCGTGCACGGGGTGCTGCACTATCAGCCCGCTACGGTGGCGCTGGCCGGGGCCGCGCTTCTGCTCGCTTTGCGGCGCCATAATCCCCATCACACCCTAGCCGAGGTCGAATGGAATACGATCTTTTTCTTTATCGGCCTTTTCATCGTCATCGGGGGTATTGTGCGCGTAGGGCTCATCAAGCTATTGGCCGAGCAAGCGCTGCTGCTCACCCAGGGCGACTTGTTTAAGACCTCCATACTTATCCTCTGGGTTTCCGCGGTGTTGTCGGCCTTCGTGGACAACATCCCCTACGTGGCCACTATGAACCCCTTAATCATCGAAATGGCCCAGAGCCTTTTTCCGGACGTCGCGGCCCAGGTGCGAGCCGGGGAGCTTCCGGCCTCGGCCTTGATCAAACATCCGGATCTTATTCCGGTCTGGTGGTCGCTTGCGCTGGGCGCCTGCCTGGGGGGCAACGGCACCTATATCGGGGCCTCTGCGAACGTGATCGTGGTGGGGCTGGCCGAACGGGCCCGTCATAAAATCACGTTCGTGGAGTTCTTCAAGTACGGTTTTCCGATCATGA
- a CDS encoding NADH-quinone oxidoreductase subunit M, with the protein MLSYPLSTLIILPWLGALLVALVRRPTLARLLASGVSLLVVCWTAYVWMRFLPDRAGGLQLAERLGPWIAGFDVSYYVALDGLNLPFLVMVALLGFLVIWGSWAVPRAHEAAYYALLLLLMGALFGAFLAVDLVLFYVFFELTLIPAFFLIGLWGRQEAWGAALRFLLYTLVGSLLLLVAILYVGVEAGRAFNNSVFTADWLRISRQYLPELKEQYWLLGAFALAFVIKAGLVPVHAWLPAAYAEGPPLLIGLSKLGVYGMLRWGAPLFPSAWEGLVSMGAILGLLSVLYGGLLAYSERDARRALAYGSIAHMGLLFLGLSATTAEAWQGVIWQAVMSTWIVAGLFVLLADLERRLGGLLAPELYGGWAGPLPLQAAFFGVLVLAFIGLPGLAGFVGEWLILLGAFRSPLLDSGWYAAIAASGVVLAAVYMLRLFERLFWGPLKRVPNPGPSWGLFGLLPALALVLGFGLAPRYGLYRSEAQLTYLLELRAQRVQQLQESNRRSDRLLPSPDPVATDGMVFPR; encoded by the coding sequence ATGCTATCGTATCCGCTTAGCACGCTCATCATCCTACCGTGGCTGGGGGCCCTGCTAGTGGCGCTGGTGCGCCGACCCACCTTGGCGCGGCTTCTGGCCTCCGGGGTGAGCCTGCTAGTGGTGTGCTGGACGGCTTACGTCTGGATGCGCTTTTTGCCGGATCGGGCCGGGGGGTTACAGCTTGCCGAGCGCTTGGGGCCCTGGATCGCGGGCTTCGACGTATCCTACTACGTGGCCTTGGACGGCCTCAATCTGCCTTTCTTGGTCATGGTGGCCCTTTTGGGCTTCCTCGTCATCTGGGGCTCTTGGGCGGTCCCCCGGGCGCATGAGGCGGCCTACTACGCCTTGTTGCTGCTGCTCATGGGCGCTCTCTTTGGGGCGTTTTTGGCCGTGGATCTGGTGCTGTTTTACGTCTTCTTTGAGCTTACTCTTATCCCCGCCTTCTTCCTCATCGGCCTGTGGGGGCGGCAGGAGGCCTGGGGCGCGGCGCTTCGGTTTCTGCTGTATACCCTCGTGGGCTCTTTGCTGTTGCTGGTGGCCATTCTCTACGTGGGCGTTGAAGCGGGGCGGGCTTTCAACAACTCCGTTTTCACGGCCGACTGGCTGCGCATAAGCCGCCAGTACCTGCCTGAGCTCAAGGAGCAATATTGGCTCTTGGGGGCCTTTGCGCTGGCCTTCGTCATCAAGGCCGGCCTTGTGCCCGTGCACGCCTGGCTTCCGGCCGCGTATGCCGAGGGCCCCCCGCTGCTTATAGGGCTTTCAAAGCTGGGCGTCTACGGGATGCTGCGTTGGGGAGCGCCCCTGTTTCCGAGCGCCTGGGAGGGGCTTGTCTCGATGGGGGCCATCTTGGGCCTGCTAAGCGTGCTCTACGGCGGGCTTTTGGCTTATTCGGAGCGCGACGCGCGGCGCGCTCTGGCCTACGGCTCGATCGCGCATATGGGGCTGCTGTTTTTGGGTCTTTCGGCCACCACCGCGGAGGCCTGGCAGGGGGTGATCTGGCAAGCCGTGATGAGCACCTGGATCGTGGCCGGACTTTTTGTGCTGCTAGCTGATCTAGAGCGCCGATTGGGCGGCTTGCTCGCCCCCGAGCTCTACGGGGGATGGGCGGGACCGCTCCCCCTGCAGGCGGCCTTTTTCGGGGTCTTGGTGCTCGCCTTCATCGGACTTCCGGGGCTAGCCGGTTTCGTCGGCGAATGGCTTATTCTGCTGGGCGCCTTCCGAAGCCCCCTGCTGGATTCGGGCTGGTATGCTGCCATTGCCGCCTCGGGCGTGGTGCTTGCGGCTGTTTACATGTTGCGGCTTTTTGAGCGCCTCTTCTGGGGTCCGCTTAAGCGCGTCCCGAACCCAGGCCCCTCCTGGGGCCTGTTTGGCCTTCTGCCTGCTCTGGCCCTGGTGCTCGGGTTCGGCCTTGCGCCCCGCTATGGGCTGTATCGATCAGAAGCGCAGCTGACCTATCTGCTGGAGCTGCGGGCGCAGCGGGTGCAGCAGCTGCAAGAAAGCAATCGGCGATCGGATCGACTTTTGCCTTCCCCCGATCCCGTCGCAACCGACGGGATGGTTTTTCCCCGATAG
- the nuoL gene encoding NADH-quinone oxidoreductase subunit L yields MPEWTPWLVGLPLVGFCVNGLAGLLWPRYRRWERWIGALSTGLVLGAFAIALGLFLGVPAEELPLRVVLYPWIASGDFAAAFAFRLDALSLLMALIVTGVGALIHLYSIGYMRGEAGYWRYFAHLNLFIAAMLLLVLADNLLLLFLGWEGVGLCSYLLIGHGYEDPAKAFAARKAFVVNRIGDFAFLVGLLWLFREVGSLDLGPVLERGSSIGPETLAGIGLLLFIGATGKSAQIPLFVWLPDAMAGPTPVSALIHAATMVTAGVYLFARLSPLYGLSPDLLAFVAAVGLITALMAATIALTQYDIKKVLAYSTISQLGFMFLGVGVGAFSAAIFHVLTHAFFKAALFLGAGAVIHALKGEQDIRRMGGLRAHMPWTYRVFLLASLAMAGLPPLAGFFSKDKILAAVLGSGGLLLWALALLGAALTAAYIMRLCVLVFHGPPRAAYGAHPHEAPLVMLVPLVLLGLGSLAAGWLGWPSFVGHGAWDWIGLWLAASVVDEPHELPIGLELGALLVSALVALVGAWAAWRFWGRHGLEADRRLERRLGSFYALCRDQYRVDALYERLIVRPMLQRSERPLRWTERHLVGGLTELVSWLALQVGLGVRRLASGFVSLYALLMLLGALGVLLWFLWRAGGL; encoded by the coding sequence ATGCCGGAGTGGACGCCTTGGCTGGTGGGGCTTCCCCTGGTGGGGTTCTGCGTAAACGGCCTAGCGGGCCTGCTTTGGCCGCGCTACCGCCGCTGGGAGCGTTGGATAGGGGCGCTGAGCACAGGGCTTGTCCTAGGCGCTTTCGCCATCGCCCTGGGGCTTTTCCTGGGGGTTCCCGCTGAGGAGCTACCCCTGCGCGTGGTGCTGTACCCGTGGATCGCCTCTGGCGATTTTGCGGCCGCGTTCGCTTTTCGTTTGGATGCCCTCTCCTTGCTGATGGCCCTCATTGTAACGGGCGTAGGCGCGCTGATTCACCTCTACTCGATCGGCTACATGCGCGGGGAGGCAGGCTATTGGCGCTACTTTGCGCATCTTAACCTCTTCATCGCCGCGATGCTTCTGCTCGTGCTCGCCGATAACCTGCTTTTGCTCTTTTTGGGCTGGGAGGGGGTGGGGCTGTGTTCGTATCTGCTCATCGGACACGGGTACGAGGATCCGGCCAAGGCCTTTGCGGCGCGCAAGGCCTTTGTCGTCAACCGCATCGGGGATTTCGCCTTTCTTGTGGGCCTTTTGTGGCTCTTTCGCGAGGTCGGTTCCTTAGATTTGGGCCCCGTCTTGGAGCGGGGTTCAAGCATCGGGCCCGAAACCCTGGCCGGAATCGGGCTGCTTCTGTTTATCGGGGCCACGGGCAAAAGCGCTCAGATCCCGCTTTTCGTCTGGCTTCCGGACGCCATGGCGGGCCCCACGCCCGTCTCCGCCCTCATACACGCGGCCACCATGGTGACGGCCGGGGTGTACCTGTTTGCCCGGCTCTCCCCGCTGTATGGGCTCTCGCCGGACCTGCTCGCCTTCGTCGCCGCCGTGGGCCTGATTACGGCCCTTATGGCCGCTACGATCGCCCTGACGCAATACGATATCAAGAAGGTGTTGGCCTACTCGACCATTTCCCAACTCGGCTTCATGTTCCTAGGCGTGGGCGTGGGAGCCTTCTCGGCGGCGATTTTTCATGTGCTTACGCACGCCTTCTTTAAGGCCGCGCTCTTCTTGGGCGCAGGCGCCGTCATACACGCGCTAAAGGGAGAGCAGGACATCCGGCGCATGGGCGGGCTACGGGCCCACATGCCGTGGACGTACCGGGTTTTCCTGCTAGCCAGCTTGGCTATGGCCGGTCTACCTCCGCTTGCCGGCTTTTTTTCGAAAGACAAGATCTTGGCCGCCGTGCTGGGCTCTGGCGGTTTGCTCCTGTGGGCGCTCGCCCTTCTGGGCGCGGCCCTGACCGCGGCCTACATCATGCGGCTGTGTGTGCTCGTCTTTCATGGGCCTCCGCGTGCTGCTTATGGCGCGCACCCTCACGAGGCGCCGCTCGTCATGTTGGTTCCGCTGGTGCTATTGGGGCTGGGCTCGCTTGCGGCGGGCTGGCTGGGGTGGCCCTCTTTTGTGGGCCATGGGGCCTGGGATTGGATCGGCCTGTGGCTAGCCGCAAGCGTCGTGGACGAGCCCCATGAGCTACCGATCGGTCTGGAGCTCGGGGCGCTGCTGGTTTCGGCGCTTGTGGCCCTGGTGGGGGCATGGGCTGCCTGGCGTTTCTGGGGCCGACATGGGCTAGAGGCCGATCGACGGCTTGAGCGGCGCCTGGGTTCGTTTTACGCGCTGTGCCGCGATCAATACCGAGTCGACGCGCTCTATGAACGCCTCATAGTGCGCCCCATGCTGCAGCGATCGGAGCGGCCCCTTCGATGGACGGAGCGCCACCTGGTCGGTGGCCTTACGGAGCTGGTCTCCTGGCTTGCGCTGCAAGTAGGGCTAGGGGTGCGGCGGCTTGCCAGCGGCTTTGTATCCCTGTATGCGCTGCTCATGCTTTTGGGCGCCCTGGGGGTGCTACTATGGTTTCTTTGGCGCGCAGGGGGTCTGTAG